AACCCCCGGATCCCCAGCGCCCCCCAACCCCTTCGTGCATGAGTTACACCTCTCCCGCCTCCAGAGGGTTAAGGTAAAGTGTGAGTGGGGGGCGTCGGGAGGACTCGTGGGGATAGGAAAGGGAGGCAGTTTAGAGCCCAGGCAAAGATGGGGATGGGGATCCGGAAAAGAGGTGGGTGAGAGGCTTGCGGGGAGGGTGTCCGGGGGAGCGCAcgtgggggcggcggggggcggcgaGAAGTCCTTGGAGAGGACGCGGGCTTGGGCGATGGATAGCTCGAAGGTGTGGAAGAATTGACTAGGTGAGGATGGAGGACAGCAGGAGACCCAGAGATGAGGCGAGATGGAAGATACTGGGGAATGCGGTTTACATCCTGCGGAGGCCGATGAACTAGGATGGAGGTGGAGGCTACGgaaagccgggggtgggggcaggggcgtGCTGAGTGCTTCCTCGAGGCTCTGAATGAGAGGGAAGACGTCTCTAGATCCATAATCTGCGCCCCTGTACCCCGCCTTTCcaactcccccctcccctcactgcAGCACCTCTTGGTGGGGGGTAGGGTGGCTGAGAAGGGGGCTCACTACAGGAAGTGGAGAGGCGCACCAGCCTCTGGGAACTGGGGAAGGGTGTGGGAAGGGAGTGTCCAAGGTATCTGCTACCCTCACCACCCCTGAGGCAGGCTCCTGGGGCTCAGTTTGTTTACCTGCACTCTCCCCAGGGCAGCCCCGGGAGTCACCCTGGCTCCTGGCAACCCCTACCCTGCGGAGTAGGGCCAAGCTCTTCTCccccgcccaccaccaccaccacccccgtcCTAGGGGAGTGCTGTTGAGTGGAACTAGACTGGCCTGGGCCTAAAAAGGGGACCTCTGTGTGTTCCAACTCTACCACCTCCGAGGGCCAAAGTAGAAAGAACTATGCACCCGGTTTCTGGTGGACATAGGAGCTATTTATGGAATGCGAGGTGGGGGAGGAACTATCTCCAGCCTGCTCTCCTTCAAGCACTGTGCTGGGCGCCTCCACAGGGGTTATCATTAAACGTTCTTAACAGCCTTACCAAGTGATAGAtgcattttatgatttaaaaatcagGTCCGATCCGAATCATGAGGCCCCTGGTCCTATTAATCCTTTATCCTCTCGCCTTTATTGGTACCTTCATCTCACCTTGGATTCCGGCCCCATCTTTTCCCACACCACCTGTCCCCAGACCCACAGGGGGTGATGGCTCTCTGCTTTATCCTTGTGGGGGAACGGAAGCAATGGAGAGAGTGTCTCCCAGTCCTGAAGTGACATTTTCTCCCACCCTCTGCAGTTCTGCCTCCTGGGGGCACTGTTGGCCCCCATCCGAGTGCTTCTGGCCTTTAttgtcctctttctcctctggCCCTTTGCCTGGCTGCAAGTAGCTGGTCTTACGGAGGAGCAGCTTCAGGAGCCAATTACAGGATGGAGGAAGTAAGTGGGGGATCAGCCCCCAGAGACCCTACTTCTGGATTCTCTTCCCTATTATTCATTCTGCTCCGTCTTCGAGAAGAAATGGAGGGAGGGTTCTGAAGCTCTGCTACCCAGCCTAGATAGGTGAGatgagtcagccaggtacccaGGACCTCAGCTCTAGGATGCTCCCTGATGTGTCCTAGAGTAGCCGGACTTCATTCAGCCCcttggcagaggaagaggggacaaGAGAAGGGCAGCTGCTTTTCTGGGTGCCTAAGCCTGGGGGTGAATAAGGGACAGAATCACCGCCTCTGCTGATGCCCAGCCTTGTCCTGCAGGACTGTGTGCCACAACGGGGTGCTGGGCCTCAGCCGCCTGCTCTTTTTCCTGCTGGGCTTCCTTCGAATTCGCGTTCGGGGCCAGCGGGCCTCTCGCCTTCAAGCCCCTGTCCTTGTTGCCGCTCCCCACTCTACTTTCTTTGACCCCATTGTTCTGCTGCCCTGTGACCTGCCCAAGGTTGTGTCCCGAGCTGAGAACCTTTCCGTGCCTGTCATTGGAGGTGAGAGAGCATAAGGGGTGAAGGGGAGAGATGACAGCTCTGAGCAAAAAATGGCAGGAATCTGAGCTGCTCTGGAGAGAAGAACTGGCCTCAAGGGGGAAGGGAAAGGTTAGAAGGGAAGTCGGCTCTTGCTGGCAAATGAGATGCAAATGGATACCTTTGTGAACCAGCCCCTTAGATTCTGAGGGCTGGTGCTTGGAGGTGTTGGAAGGACCTCTGATCACTAGCCTGAAAGGACAACTCACAATAAAAGGAGGGTCCCCAGGGCAAAGAGATGACTGCCAAGCTTCTCCTACTTTTGAGGAAGTGGTGGCTGCCGGTATTAAAGGCCCTGGGTGGGAACCAAGTGACTCCTTGTGTCCTTTCTGGACCCCAGCCCTTCTCCGCTTCAACCAAGCCATTTTAGTATCCCGGCATGACCCGGCTTCTCGGCGCAGAGTGGTGGAGGAGGTCCGAAGGCGGGCTACCTCAGGAGGCAAGTGGCCCCAGGTGGGTAAGGGTCTAAAAATCTCACCTTTTATGTGTTCCCAAAGaggcttctctttcctccctccccttcaggATACCCCCACCTCATTCCAGTCCCTTGGGTTTTTGTTTCCCCCAGGTACTATTCTTTCCTGAGGGCACCTGTTCCAACAAGAAGGCTTTGCTTAAATTCAAACCAGGTGAATAAAACCATAGTGGGTGGTAGGGCTGCAGGAGAAAGGAGCCCCAGACTTGGAGGGGGACTCCAGAATAACCCAGGAAGTGGAGCGGGGATCATAGGGAAGAGAGATAGGGAACTCCTAGGTGACACTGAAAAGTCTCTAGGAGTCAGAAAGAAAATTGCAAATGAAATAGAGTCAGGCCAGATATTAGGTCAGAACTGTCCCAGACCCTGACCTTCATGCCTTCTAGCTACCTCCAAGAACTAACCTCtgcctggggtgtggggggtgggaatgGGATTTAGGAGCCTTCATCGCCGGGGTGCCTGTGCAGCCTGTCCTCATCCAATACCCCAACAGTCTGGTGAGTCTGAGTGCAGGAGATGAGACTGGGGGAGCCCAGAGCCTCCCTAAATCAGTGAGAACTTTTGGTATTGCGGTGGGATGTGCACGTGGGGTGGGAGCGGGGTCAGGGCCTCTGCCCAAGGAAGATGGGCCAGCTCCAGGAAAGACAAGTAATCCCTATCTCCCCtcacctctgcttctcccctagGACACCACCAGCTGGGCATGGAGGGGCCCTGGAGTGTGAGTCTTGGTGTtcctggggtgagggtggggagcagggcccGTCAGAGAATTTCTGGCCCATCTCAATCTCCAGGCAAGGCAAACAGACCTTCTTCATTGTCTGTTGAGAACTCTAGAGAAGAGGGTGCCTGTTTCCCTGTTTTGTTCTGATCTCCCCGTAATCTGGAAGTGCTTCCAGCCACCCCACCTAATCTTTCCTTCTGGGACTGTAGCTCCTTTGAACTTACAATCCAGTGTTTCTGAGCGATCTCCCCCATCTGTCCCTTGAGAGCCAGCATGGTTGCCTCACCTTTTCTGGCAGTTACTCACACCTCTTCTCTGGCAGGTCCTCCTCACACCTGTCCCcgccatgctctctctttccctacaGCCTTCTGGcgcttccctctgtctcccatTTGCTTATTTACCTAGCTCACTGTGTGGTTCGGGGTCCGTTTTTATATGATGGGAAGAactttcccactcccctcctcaTCCCATATTTAGGGATTGGTGAGCATCTGAGGTCTCTCTTCTCTTAGACTGAAAGTCCTCTGGCTCACAGCCTCTCAGCCCTGCAGCATCGTGGATGTGGAGGTAGGACATGTGCCACCCTCCCCAACGCCACCGTGGGTGGGGAGGCAAATGGGCATCGGCGGACCCCTGAAGGGAAAAGAGGGTGGGAGTACTCACCCATAGCTTTGAGGTCCTgatgagaagtgtgtgtgtgtgtgtgtgtgtgtgtgtgtgtgtgtttcagttcCTCCCTGTGTACCACCCCAGCCTGGAGGAGAGCAGGAACCCCACCCTCTATGCCAACAATGTCCAGAGGGTAATGGCACAGTGAGTATCCCACAAAATATTTCCTGGAGTAGATATACAGGACATAGGAAACGGGGGGGTGTGGAAGGCTGAGGCTCCAAGGCAACGATCGGGGAGTGGGCAGTGGACTGGGTTCTACACAGCTGAGATTAGGGGTGGTTAAAGGGGCCCGGTCTCCTCCACGTTCAGCTGTCCAGACTCGGTAATGAACCCTTAGAAGACTCTTCTTCCTTGTTCTCCCCACTCTGTTCCATCACTTTTCATCCTATAGGGCCCTGGGCATTCCAGCCACTGAGTGTGAGTTTGTAGGGAGCTTGCCTGTGATCGTGGTGGGCCGGCTGAAGGTCGCCCTGGAGCCGAGGCTCTGGGAACTGGGAAAGGTGCTTCGGAAGGCTGGGTAAGTGACCTTTAATGTAAGGGTGTGGGCAGTGACAACGGATagagaaagaaatgggggaaatgaaggaaagtcttaaaaaagaaagaaatgggaaggtagaggattttttctttttttctttttttttttttttttaaagataatggaGTAAAAGGAAGGaggtaaaaagaaagggaaagatatGTAATAAGCCCAGTGAGAAAAGGAGGAATGGTTCTCACAGGACTGAGTTAGAGTCCATCTTAGAAAAACACCAGATACACCTGTGCTGGGGGGACTCTTGGGGCTACAGGCCAAGTTCCAGGAAGAAGCTGAGTAAGCTGTCTGCCTTCATCAATTCCATTGTAGGTTGTCTCCTGGCTGTGTGGACACTGGGGCAGAGCCGGGCCGGAGTCGAATGATCAGCCAGGAAGAGTTTGCCAGGCAGCTACAGCTCTCTGACCCCCAGACAGTGGCTGGAGCCTTTAGCTACTTCCAGCAGGTAAAGGGGCTGGACGCAGAGGCCATGCCCTCCAGGCTGATGTGCTCAGGCTCAGGCAAAGGTGGGGGGCCATACAACCTTGTGGAGCACCTCTGAGTGGTAGGAAGATGACATATGGGAGAGAACATGGTACAGGTTAGGCAGTGATGACTTTGAAACTGAGATCTTtgcaatactttttaaaaataacccttAGCTTCTCTAGAGGATTCCTGAACTATCTCAAAAATTTTGGCACTCTATAAATTTCCTGGAACTTCCTCTAAAGGGACAGAGAGTGTTGATTCCTTAGATTGGGGCTGACTGTGTCTGAAAGGAGTTTCTCCACTTAGCCTATAGCAGAGCAGAATCAAAACTGGAATAGCATGGTGTCACCAGGGAAGACATCCTCCATGagttttttttggtaagaaattATGCCAGTGGCCCTCTCTTTATCTGTTGGACCAGTCCTCCAGCACAGGCTGAGTCAGCAGAGAACCAGTTTTTCCAGCGTGGGGTATGTCAGAAGCCTGATGGTAACTTCAGCATTCCTGGGGGATTCCCTAACATTCATAGGAGATCCCTTTCAGGAGAGCTTTGTCCCCAGGTGACGTGGGGATAGCTTGAACGGACCCATGACCTGAGAGAAATCCCAGGAGTCCTGGAGAGTTTAGAGCTCACTGTTCTAAGGAAGAAGGCACAAGGGTCATCTCTGGGCCTGCTGAGAAGAGGGAGGAGCCAAAAtccagggcaggagggaggacaCAGCATTAGTCCTCATCCTGCCCTGGTTTCTCCCTCCAGGATGCCCAAGGTTTGGTGGACTTTCGAGATGTGGCCTTGGCACTGGCAGCTCTGGATGGAGGCAGGAGCCTGGACGAGTTGACTCGCCTGGCCTTTGAGGTATCAGAGAGATGGGGGCGGGGAATGCATGGTGGCTGTGCC
This Mustela nigripes isolate SB6536 chromosome 13, MUSNIG.SB6536, whole genome shotgun sequence DNA region includes the following protein-coding sequences:
- the LPCAT4 gene encoding lysophospholipid acyltransferase LPCAT4 isoform X2, giving the protein MSQGSPGDWAPLDPTPGSPAPPNPFVHELHLSRLQRVKFCLLGALLAPIRVLLAFIVLFLLWPFAWLQVAGLTEEQLQEPITGWRKTVCHNGVLGLSRLLFFLLGFLRIRVRGQRASRLQAPVLVAAPHSTFFDPIVLLPCDLPKVVSRAENLSVPVIGALLRFNQAILVSRHDPASRRRVVEEVRRRATSGGKWPQVLFFPEGTCSNKKALLKFKPGAFIAGVPVQPVLIQYPNSLDTTSWAWRGPGVLKVLWLTASQPCSIVDVEFLPVYHPSLEESRNPTLYANNVQRVMAQALGIPATECEFVGSLPVIVVGRLKVALEPRLWELGKVLRKAGLSPGCVDTGAEPGRSRMISQEEFARQLQLSDPQTVAGAFSYFQQDAQGLVDFRDVALALAALDGGRSLDELTRLAFELFAEEQVEGPGRLLYRDGFSTILHLLLGSPRPAAATLHAELCQAGPHQGLSLCQFQDFSLHDPLHGKLFSTYLRPSPKPQASTPGGRMALANGTVPVPKQKGD
- the LPCAT4 gene encoding lysophospholipid acyltransferase LPCAT4 isoform X1, producing MSQGSPGDWAPLDPTPGSPAPPNPFVHELHLSRLQRVKFCLLGALLAPIRVLLAFIVLFLLWPFAWLQVAGLTEEQLQEPITGWRKTVCHNGVLGLSRLLFFLLGFLRIRVRGQRASRLQAPVLVAAPHSTFFDPIVLLPCDLPKVVSRAENLSVPVIGVVAAGIKGPGWEPSDSLCPFWTPALLRFNQAILVSRHDPASRRRVVEEVRRRATSGGKWPQVLFFPEGTCSNKKALLKFKPGAFIAGVPVQPVLIQYPNSLDTTSWAWRGPGVLKVLWLTASQPCSIVDVEFLPVYHPSLEESRNPTLYANNVQRVMAQALGIPATECEFVGSLPVIVVGRLKVALEPRLWELGKVLRKAGLSPGCVDTGAEPGRSRMISQEEFARQLQLSDPQTVAGAFSYFQQDAQGLVDFRDVALALAALDGGRSLDELTRLAFELFAEEQVEGPGRLLYRDGFSTILHLLLGSPRPAAATLHAELCQAGPHQGLSLCQFQDFSLHDPLHGKLFSTYLRPSPKPQASTPGGRMALANGTVPVPKQKGD